The following DNA comes from Cololabis saira isolate AMF1-May2022 chromosome 7, fColSai1.1, whole genome shotgun sequence.
CTAGATAATTAACTCCCATACATgtcattaaaatacaaaaaaaacaaaacaaaaaaaaaaacattaaagtgcTTTCTACTGACTCAAACACATGATCTCTGAGAGAATGGCATTAATACAGCATGTTTGAGAGTTAAGAATCACTTATTTTCTGATTAACTGTGTTCATCAGTGCTTAAGGGATATAGACCAACAGATGTAAGGCATGATTGCAATCAGATAGTTAGCAGAAAGTACATCTGTGTCATAGGTAACATCACGTATGCAACTCGCAGTGGCAGTCATACAGTACCACTTCCGGGGTTATTAATTGTGAAGCCAACCATCTTTCATGtccatataataatataataatgataataacaatGACACAAAGGTCAATTATCTGCACTATCGTAATAGACAGAACACCAATTTCAATCGGAAATGCGTACATCAAAGGGTGTTTCTATATTCCAGCTGCCCCTCTCCTTCTTGGTAGACACTGTTGAATGGATCAAACATTTCTTATTCAACTTTTAAGACGCATTTAATGGCATAAAGTCTTTATTAATAATGCataattaatttaataaaaCTTCAAGTGTTTCGGCTTGGATGGTCAATCCAAAATTGTGAAAGTTCTGCCTGTTGAACATaattttttgcgttttttctgAAAGATGCAGTATGTGCGCCAAAATCGCCGAATGTTCCCATCCATTTAAGATCGAATAGCACAGAAAATAAATTTAAGGGTAAAAGTGActcattaagaaaaaaatactagttagtTACAATGTAAGCAAACCTCTTCTGTACTCTTTCCACATCTTCCAAAGAACTAGTATGACATCCACAAAGCACTGACACAGTTATCTTGCAGCATTTCAGCTGAGTGGGTATAAAAATATAGACATTTGAAGCCctgaatatatatattcatatgcAATTTTCTGCAACAGAAGACAATTTACAGCCGTCCCACTCAAGTGTacaccccccctttttttttttcttttctaaaatgAGTTCTTGCATGACCCCTGGGTGAGAAGGTTTAAACCCGATTTAATACAGAACAGAAAttatgtctttctttcttatactaatTTTACCTCTGGGTGTGTGACACAGATTTACTTGGGAagagtatgtatgtatgtgtgtgtgtgtgtgtgtgtgtgatgacaTTACATCAACATGTCTTTGTGATGCCTAGCTATGTGCTGACTCTTCTCTGAAGGCCTCCTAAAGCCCTTGGTGCAGTAGTCGCAGCGGTGGGGGTAGTCCTTGGTGTGAATTGAGATGACATGGCGTTTGAAGCCGGAAGCGTCCGTACTGTTGTACTCACAATACTGGCACTGATAAACTTTTCTACCACTGTGTGTCTTCATGTGCTTCTTCAGCTCAGCCGGCTGCCGGAAACCTCGCCGGCATCGCTTGCACTTAAATGGGAGGTCCTTTGTGTGCAAGGACAGGATATGGCGACTCAGGGTGAAAGTGTCAGGAGCGTTGAAATTGCAATGCCGGCACTGGTGCACCTTGTTGCCCTTGTGAGTCTCTGCGTGTTTCTTCAACTCTGAGGGCCTATGAAAGCCTTTTTCACAAACGTCACACTGATGGGGAAAGTCCTTGGTGTGAACTGAGATAATGTGCCTTTTCAGGTCACTGGAGTTGGTGCTCTTGTGCTCGCAGTGAGGACACTGGTGGGTCTTGTGGCCTTGCACCATCTCTATGTGACGCTGGAGTTCGCGTGCGTCGGCGTAGGCTTGGGGACAATGGCTGCACTTGAAGGGCAGATCTGCGCCGTGCTTGCTCTTGATGTGAGTCTTTAGGTTGGACTGATCTGCACATCGGAACTCACAGTGTGGACAATGGTAGGGCTTCTCTCCCGTGTGGGTCCGCATGTGTTTTTTCAGCTCCGATGGGTGGCGAAAGCCTTTGGCGCACTCgacacacacatgtgcaaagTTCTTACTGTGCACTGCCAAAAGGTGCCGGTTGAGCAGACCCTGTTCTGCTGTCTCATAATCACAGTACTTGCAGTGATGCAGTTTGGGCTCCCGGTCCTTGACGATGAGCTTGTCAGAGCCCAGAGGGCTGGCCTCGTGGTAGCGGCGCGTGTACTCAGTATATTCTGGAGATCGATCACTGTTGTGGCTCAGGAGCTTGTGACTCTCCAAGTGGTTGTGGAAACTGATCTTCTTGTTGGTGGTAAAGTCACAGTCTGTACACTGGTACTTTTTCTTGAGCAGGTGATCTGGATGGTTCTTCATGTGACACTTGAGGAAGCCTCGTGAGCGAAACTTCTTCCCACAGATGTGGCAAGGGTAAACAGTCAAAGGCAATCCATCTGGTCCAATGATGACAGCTGAAAGAGaggttggggggggggcggggaatGCAACATTTTTTGATCAATCTTtatgaataattttttttttaaaatatgtctGATCAATCTTtatgaataatttttttttttaaatatgtctgGAATTTGGTTTGATGCTTTGGGCAcaataaaaaagtgaaatgtaCAGTTTTATTTGTGTTCCATTAATATCATTCGACTGAACATACCAGTCTGACACTGCCTCGtatctcctttcctcctctttttagTTTTGGCCCTGAGAGCACGATTTGCTCCCAGCCCCTCGCGGATTTGCAAAAAAGGTGTAGCCACTCCATTCTTCACCTGATCAATAGTACCTGAAAAGACATTACAGATTTTCAACAATACTGACATTTTATTGTACTTAATAAAGACCTGATAAAAACTATTTTAACAAGAACAGGGCTTTTCCTGGCCaaataaaattgtttttttgtcctAAGATACACAACTATTAGATGTTCACATTTTTAATTCAACAAAAACAGAGTTATGCGGAAATATTTACACATTAAAACTCACATCTAGATTCCAGCATCTGCGCCTTCTAGTTCTCATTTTAAACAGGTAGACAGGCTCTTGCCTACGCTCTCTGATTGATTTGTTCCTTTTCCTTCACTATTTCTTGGAAAACAGTTCTCTCATGTTGTTTTATAGCATCTATCATATTTATATGTTTGCCTGCAGCAGCAGGGTGGGCAATGCTTTTGGCATAGGCCACAATCCATGCCCTCCTCTTTGTGTATGAGCCAGATGAATGTCTTCAGCCACTGACAGTCAAAGCCCCTTGTTCTGTGTTCTTAATGATATCTGGAAAGATTAATAACATTCTGAAATCATGTTGTCTAAACGTAAGCTGTACTGCACGAATATTCCTGAGACCGGTCTTTTCCACCCTTCCTCCTCAAGACACagtctcctgcatgttttagctcTGCTCTAACACACCTTCCTCAAATTAGTGGGCCATTGACAAAGTTGCCTAgaacttgatgacaagctgatactGGTCCAATCAGGTGCATTTCAGCAGgagaacatctaaaacatgcaggacagagcACGGTTGAAAAACACTGCCTGAGACTGCTCACTCCTGCCAAGCCAATCCTTCACGGGAATCTTGGGACTTTATTGCACTTTTCTTCttaataaattaacctttttttttttaaataatatgatTCAAGATTCTCCCATATTAATGAtctctgctctttttacttcacCTTTCATCGCAATTCCCCTCCTTGCAAACGTGTAAGCTTCATAACAAAGCCTGTAATCTCTGCAAAAAGAACCCCGATGGGGTGTATCGTTAATTAAAGAGAACACAGAGAAGCCGTGTGAGCGACTGATGTCCATATTTCAGCATAGTACCACAATCATATCACCGTGGCCGTTTCGAATATCAAATACACTTGGGTCATACTTGTTTGGAAATACTGCTTACTGTACATAGAAAAAATACTATCATTTCCTCGGAAGGCTAAAGCAACATGAAATTGAGGCAGCTGCCTCACATTTCTCTAAGCaggaaaaaccctgaaaaaagcTTGTTTGATGCCACACTCATATTTCAAAAATGTGATACAGGTCAAAGTTGTGACCATTGCTGTGAAAAACTGCCCAtactagaaaaaaaagaaagaatcttGTTGGTGAGCAACTCATCTAATAGGGATGCTGCTAATCTAATGCTGCCGTGACCCCTAAGACACTCCTTCTGATGATATAGACCAAATACTTTTTCACAAATGAAACATACTAatgtcatcatcgtcatcatcatcactgtcaTCGTCGTCATCATCCTCTTCTTCCTTTGGTGGGTTCTTAACTGCCATGTAGACCATCTTATCACGACCGACTCCCAGTCTGCCTGACGATGCGGCTTCCAGATCAGGATGACCGTTGTGGTAGTCATCCTCCGTTATCACCTCTGTTCCACCTGGAAATGGTAGAGAACTAACGTGTCACTGTGAAGTCCTGAAGTCATTTTTAAAGGACTGTTGAAATAAAAGTGGTTTGGTGTTACATTTTTAGGTCACTTACCTAAATCATCATCTGCTTCTGCTTTAAAGATGTACACTTTGATGACCTCAGAGTCGTCTTCCTCTTTAATTTCCTTGTCTtccatgacttcagtgctgaTCTCCAAGGGAGTGTCTCCTATGTCCAACTTCTCTCCCACTTCATCaacttcaacaccacaaacatcACTAGTTACATAGCCGAAAGTGCAAAAGTGTACAatacagggtttatacagcaatccttatgttaaatttaatacctttttcactaccttcagattttttttaaaaactgtcacaacattaagtgttaatcacggaccttttaacattaatacagattttgaactatagaacactatacagaacagatttatagactcattgatgttgaccagatgtttcacatttatttcactttgtgaatgacaataaaatacactgataaaaatgtaaaaggtaaaaaataataccaatttaaaaaaaataatacctctgacagtgaatttaacacttttaatggccttaaatttggcaattttcgttcatcactttttaatactttttaaaaccccgcggaaaccctgCAATACTATTTGTTGTGTTAAAATAGGAAAAGCTGTCTTACGAGGAATCATGAGGTAATCCTCAGAGCTGCTTCTCgcgtcatcatcttcatctgtcTGGATGGGAACAGTCTCGGTTGGCAACTGCTGATGGATTATGGTTTCTGCGTTGGCCTCTGTCACCATCAACCCTTCCGACACAAGTTGGTGGTCCAGTGTGTTGTCTTGGTGCTCAGAAAGTAACTCTGCCACAAACACCTGATCTGGCATGTCATCGTGGTGGTTTGAGCCTTGGATGAGGTCTGACGTTAAAACATGGTGATGATGGACATCTAAGGCTTCCTCTATGGCAACTTCAGTCCCCAATATATTGTCAGGCAGGATCACGCTGTGCCCTGAGGGGACCATGTCTTCAGTTATTTCATGAGCCTCTACTCCTTGAGACTGCAGACTTTCCACATCTACCTCCAGACCATCAACCACCTCAGCTTCCAAGCCTTCCACTTCCACCTCTTCCTCAAGACCTTCAACAACATGTGCTTCCAATTCCTCTAC
Coding sequences within:
- the znf711 gene encoding zinc finger protein 711, with product MDRGGGVLELHTQELKMPHAMIMQDFVAGMGGLAHIDGEHIVVSVPEGMLLSDVMTDEGILLEHGLEVEGLETQVVHGLETEVVEGLETEVVGSLHADVEGLEAEVVDGLQTEVVELEAQVVDGLDGEVEVEGLEAQVVEGLETEVDVEELEAHVVEGLEEEVEVEGLEAEVVDGLEVDVESLQSQGVEAHEITEDMVPSGHSVILPDNILGTEVAIEEALDVHHHHVLTSDLIQGSNHHDDMPDQVFVAELLSEHQDNTLDHQLVSEGLMVTEANAETIIHQQLPTETVPIQTDEDDDARSSSEDYLMIPLDEVGEKLDIGDTPLEISTEVMEDKEIKEEDDSEVIKVYIFKAEADDDLGGTEVITEDDYHNGHPDLEAASSGRLGVGRDKMVYMAVKNPPKEEEDDDDDDSDDDDDDDISTIDQVKNGVATPFLQIREGLGANRALRAKTKKRRKGDTRQCQTAVIIGPDGLPLTVYPCHICGKKFRSRGFLKCHMKNHPDHLLKKKYQCTDCDFTTNKKISFHNHLESHKLLSHNSDRSPEYTEYTRRYHEASPLGSDKLIVKDREPKLHHCKYCDYETAEQGLLNRHLLAVHSKNFAHVCVECAKGFRHPSELKKHMRTHTGEKPYHCPHCEFRCADQSNLKTHIKSKHGADLPFKCSHCPQAYADARELQRHIEMVQGHKTHQCPHCEHKSTNSSDLKRHIISVHTKDFPHQCDVCEKGFHRPSELKKHAETHKGNKVHQCRHCNFNAPDTFTLSRHILSLHTKDLPFKCKRCRRGFRQPAELKKHMKTHSGRKVYQCQYCEYNSTDASGFKRHVISIHTKDYPHRCDYCTKGFRRPSEKSQHIARHHKDMLM